The Deltaproteobacteria bacterium sequence TTAGCTTTTTCTTCTGCTACCGCTTTGGTAACAGCTTTGGCCAAATCAACTAAAGATTCGCCAAGCTCCATATAGGCTTTGTATTTATCAAACTCATGTTTTCGCTTGGTAAATTCAATATCTGCTTGTCGCGCTAATATATTGTTATTTGCTGCACGAGTGCGCATCTCGTTCATAAGTATACGTATAGCGCCATCATCTTTGGCACATTCCATCATAAAATTGATAAAAAACGCCTCCCAATTAAAATGCACACCTTCGCCATAGTTGGTGGTCAAACCCCCGCCAGCATTACGAATTAGCGAACTATTTGCATTAGTGTCTGAGCGTTGCTTTGAATCGTTGGGAGATTGAGAACTGCGTGATAATGGCATTAAGGCTGAACGCTGTGGACGTAAACCAAAGCTCGCTAGCGATGGAGATGCCTTTTGCGATTGCGGTTGTTTTGCTGCTGGCGAGCCTGGTTGATTTGGTAACGAGTGAAAAGCCGCAGTTGCTTTTGCGGTTGTTGAGTTATGGTTTAAACTTGATGCAGTTGCAGCATTTGCATCTTTTATTTGGGTGGGCGGTACTTCTTTTAAAGTTTTAGCATATGCCTTAACATCAATTGGCGCATTTTCTTGTAGCATACTAGCAAGCATACTATCGAGTGCTTCACTAAGTATGTTGTTATTTATCGCTGTATCAATTGGCGGCAAATATACCCGCGCTTTGGGGTCACCACGCACTTCAGCGCGAGCTTTATTACCCAAGCCATCAGCACCACGAGTTTCATCATTACCGGTGGTCTTTTTTATTTGTTCTTGAGCTTGATCTTTTTTTAATTTTACTGTGGTTTTGGCAGTAGCTGCCGCATTTTCAGCTTTAGTAATATTTATACGCTGTGCTTTTGCTACCTTTTCTTTACGCTGCAAAATAAGTTTAAGCAAAGCGGCTTCGTCACTAGCTTCACCGTATCTTTGCTTAAAACGACTGCGTATTTTTTCAAGGGCAGCTTCTCGTGCCCTTTTTTCTTTTTCGCGCGGATCTGTAGTAGGCGCAGCGTGTTCGCTACTAGATGTTTTACCACTCTTAATACTGAGGTCTTCGGATGCCATTAAACCTCTTATAATTTAATAGCTATTCTTGGAAAATCTTGCTAGCTATTTGAGTTTGTTGGTCATAGTGATCATTAATTATTTTTAAACCTGATTTTAGCACTTCGCGAGCTGCGTCTTCAGTGCTTTTCTTATCTTCAATTGCTTCATCTTGAATTGATACCATCATTTCAAAATATTTCTCTTCGATTTCTTTTTTGTTAGCTTTGCCTTTTGCACCTTTTTCTTCTAAATTTGCCACGTTTCTATAAGCGCCTGCGATGTTACCGAGCTGAGTGCTACAAGCTTGCACACCTGCAGCACTAATCGATGTAATAGTCTTCAAAACTGTATTTTCAATAGCACCAGCCGCTTGCCCTATGCCAGCACCTGCACAACCACCTATAAAAGATACCGCCGCAATTATCCATGCTGTAGCAAGATTATCACGAGCTTCTTCTAAGAGATGCGCAATTTTATCTTTAGTTGCTTGAATTTGATTTTGTTGCATAGCTTGCTTATGTTCTTGCGCTGCGATACGACCCTCGCGCGCATCAGAAATATCACGAGTCGCGGCTTTGGCCATAATCATAAAAGCCGCAAACATTAATGCTGCATCTTGCAAAGAAACATTGGTGGCAATTTGATTAAGAACTTCTTTGACATCATCATCTAAAGCGATAGGTCCATTAATATCAGGAACCTCATGCCCTAAAGACTCATAAATAAGACTATTAAGGTTAATTGCAGAAGGCCCAGTATAACCATCAGTAGGTACTTGCACCCCATCAACTAAAGTGAAGCCAACCCCTTGGCCGCCATTCATTTGCATTAAAATAGCATTAAGCTCGGCTTCAGTTAAAACCCCGCTGGTAATACCTGGAGTACCGCCAGGACCATCTTCGTCAGTCATTATTTGATACTGATCGTTGGCATTTTGCAAAATCATCCAAGTATTATCAGAAGAATAACTTATGGGATTAAAGGTTGTCATAATCGCCCTCTACTCAAAATAATAACTTAAACCTAGTTATTGTTAACGGGTCTGCGAAATCGTTTGTAGTTTCATATTACTTGCTTGAATATTACCAAGCATTTTTAATACCGCATTAATCATCTCCCCGCGATTTTCAGTTAATAGCTTCATCAGTTCTTGTAATTCTTTGCGATCAGACATTGCTGCATCAACTTGCATTGCGAATTTTTTAGCTTCAGCACCTGCTGATTCAGCAGCGGCCACAGCTTCGGCATACGCCATATTTTCATAGGCTTCGGTTACATATGGTGCTGCCGAAACTATAGCAGTAGAGCTTCCAATAACTAATTGACCTAAACCAGTAAAAGAAGTGCTAGTGGTGGTAGTTATGGTTCCACCAGCCAAAGTTGTGGTTGTTGTAGTTGCGGTTAATGCCCCTGATGTCGTGCTACTTGCCACCACACTGCCAGATGATACCGCCACGCCACCTGTCCCACCAGCAGCTCCTGCAGGACAACATAAACATACCGCTATAACTATAGCTGCAGCTACCGACATTAATTTTAAGGCTGCATTAAGATCACCAGTAATTAACAAGGTTACCAAAAATGTACCAACAATAACCACAGCGGCAGCTATGGCAGCATAGGGGCCACCACGAATAAATGCTGCTACAACAGCAACCACTGTTTGCACTACTGCTGAAATTACATTGACTATTTTTGATGACCCATGGTCTTTTGCTTTATTTGCAGCTTCTGCTAACTTCGCTTCTTGTTCTTTAAATTTGGCCTTTTCTTTTTCAATTGCCGCCAATGCTCGGTCTTTAGCTAATTTAGCAAGATTATTTAATACTTCTGGGGTATTATCCGCATTTAATAAATTTAATTTCATAAAGGCCGCAAGTAAGTCTTCTGATGACATCGACATAAGATCTTTATAGATAGGTTTGCCATCAGCATCATAACTTTCAATCATAACTTCATCTAAGGCTTCGGCAAGTTGTGCCACAAAACTTTCAGCACCTTCTGAGAGATCTACATCAAGATTTAAAGCTGGTGGGGCAACTTCGTCTAATCCTGATACATCACCCATAGCTTTTTGAACGTCAGATGGTTTATCAACTCTTTGAGTATCCCCAGCTTTTTGGGTTGAACCTGCTGTTTGAGCTGAACTTGCTTGGGCAGAATTAATATTTATAGTTTCTTTAAAAACCGGAATGCCTGATTCGTCGAGTTTTAATCCTAATAAATCAAGAACCGTAGGATCATATTTAGGAGTTTTATCGCCGGTTTTAGGAGTAGTCGACGAACCGGGTTGTTGTAGTTGCTGACCATCGCTATAAGTCGTAATTGGTGGAGTTATAGTAGGTTGATTGGTTTGACCAAATCCGCTGGTTCTAGTCATGAAAAATTCCTCCGGTACTAACTATGCTTTATATACATACACAGATAGGGCATTTTTGGGCTGTTAGGCTGTTGTTTTGCGATCAAATTTTTGCAATAAAATTTTTGCATGTTTTACCATATCTTTATGTTTAGGAATGGCTTCAGCCACCTTTAAACCTTGGCGAATATCTTGCAGACCTTTATCAATACGACCGCAATAAATATGACATTCACCACTAAATACCATTGAGCGAGCATCTTCTTTATCTAACGCAAGGGTCAAATCATAATATTCAAGTGCAACTTCATACTGTTTTAATCGTTGAAACCCAATGGCCGCCAATTGATAATAACGTGGCTGGTAGGGATGAATTAATAATAAGTGGCCAGTTAAGTTTAACGACTCAACGATTTGCCCAGTTTCTAATAATTTAACTGCCGCCGCATAAGCACCATCAAGTTCATTTTTATTAAAACCTGCGATTTCAGCAAGATCAATGCGACTTGCATTACGAAGCTTATCAAGATCTTTGATTAACGGCGCCAACTGAGGATGCTTGCGCATCTGTTTTATAGTAAGCTGTTCTTCTGCGTTATATTCATACTTCTCAGGCTCAATGCCAGCAGCAACAACTTCGGCTTGTGCCTTTTTATAAGCTTTAGGCGATAAAATGACCTGCTTAGGTATATTACCATTGGCAGCGATAATCGCCCGAGCCCGCATTAAAAATCGTTTATATTTGGGATCTTTGCCACCAATAGCATCAGCAGTTTTAAGTGCTTCAACCCCAAGATCATGCTGCCCTAACTCGCAATGAACTTCGCCTAAATATACCATAGCGATAACATCATCAGGGTTGAATGTTACTGCAGATGTGTAAGCTAAAAGTGCGGCATGTAGATTCTTTTGCGAATATGTACACGCCCCTAAACCGCGCCAAGCGCTTGAGCGTTTAGGGCTCATACGCAATATAAATAGATAAACTGCAGCAGCTTGGGAATATTTTTGCCCGCGATATAGAGCAATAGCTATACGCTCGATATTATTTAATGCTGCATTATCTAAACCAAAAACTTCAGCAGGTGTCTCGGCACCTTTTTGAATCGCTGCAATCATTTGTTCATATTCTTCATCGGGAATATCTTTGACAAAACTTAAATCAAATCCCAAATCGGTATCGCTCATGGTCGCCTCACAGTAATTATTTATCAGCAAGCTAGCATCAAAACGAGCTAATGCAAATGACAATAAAATGCCGCAATATTTATAAAACTTGGCTTAAGTTTTTTTGTTAACGTGCGTCGCTAATTACAGCATATTTTTAGCGCCCTGGCTGCGCATTTCATTCATGGTCTTTGATACGCCAGCCGCGATTTGATAAAGCTGATTGACTCGTTGATCAATAGCTTGAAATGCTGTTTGTTCCATTTGACGATTGTTGCGCACTTCTTCTTGTTGGCGTTCAATATCTTTGGTTTTTGCACCTAACGAAGAGCGACTACAATGTTCAGTTTCTTCTGATAATAATACTGCTTGGCCATCAGCGCCAACGTCTCTAGTACTATAAGTACGCGCGGTATAAGGAACACGGCAATCAGCAAGGTCGTCACCTTTTTTGCCTTTTTCATCTAAAGTTAATTTTTGATTGGCATCGTTAGCTACTTTTAGCTGTTGCGATAATGCGTCAGCTATTTTATTGAAATTATTAAGTTTCATAAGTCGGTAGCGTTTATCTTCATTAGCATCAACAATTGTATCTTTAATGACCTGCAGCAAAGACTCCATAATGTTGCCATTTGGCGGTATGGGTAGACTTAAAAATTTCGCCATAAATGCTTCAATAGCCTCAGGGCTGGGGTCATCCATTAAAATTTGAGCTGCAGCAACAGTATCAAGATAGCCTGGTTGATTTTTTTGCCACTTTGCATTTGCATCTTTGGTGGCACTATTGCACGGCCAAGCGCCAGGATAGATTACCTTTTGGTAGATTTCTTCTTCATCTGAGCCTGGCTCAGGTTGAGAACTGCTAGCTTGCGGCAATGTTTTGGGTTTTTCTGTATCATAGCCATCGCCCACATCAGCATCATCTGTAGTTGGAGGTGGCGTTGCACCAGCTGTGGCTGGCCCATTTACATCACCAGTATTAATAGGCGGATTATTGGTATAATCTACTTTGCTATTAGGAATTCCGCCGGTTGTAGTCATTTAATAGCTCCTTAATTACTCTTAGTGCGCTTTACCTTTTACTATACATACACAGATCTAGCTGATTTAGGTTAATTATGGAAGCTTGATAATCGGCCAAAATAAAACAACGATTAGAGGGGATTATACTTTCATAATTTGCGTAAATTACTCAAAAAATTTAAAAATCAAAATCAATTTGCGGTTCTTTAGAAGCTGGTTTCTTTTTACCCTTGCCTTTACTCTTGGTTTTACCTTTGGCCTTGTGCTTGCTCTTAGTTTTGGCTTTATCCTTGCCAGGTTTATCTTTACTTACCGCAGGTTTTGACTCTGGCATTGGCATAAGATCAGGTTCGGCTGTATCTGGTCCAATTTCAAAAAGTGGTTTTTCTTCTTCAGCACTAGGTGCTGCTGCTGGAGGTAGAGGCTCAGCAGGCTTAGATACTGGAATTACTGCTTTAGGCGCCACAACCGTCACATCGCCACCAACAGGAGTATGTTCAACTAAGACAAACTCAACTCGGCGGTTCATCTCTCTGCCTTTGGCAGTTTTATTAGATGCAATGGGCTTATCTTCACCAAAGCCTTCTGATACAACCCGTTTGGGCGTTACACCCTTCTTTATTAGGTAGTTACGTACACTATCAGCACGATCACGACTTAATCTTAAGTTACGTTTATTGTTACCCGCTGAATCAGTGTGGCCCTCAATACGTACTTTTGCAATGTTTTTGTGGCCTTTAAGAACAGCAACAATTTGATCTAAAAGCATAAAGCTCTTTGACAGAATGACTGAGCTATTAGCTTTAAAGAAGATCTTTTCTTTTAACTCAATCTTCTCTTCGGTTACGGTAACCAGCGGCACAAACTTCTGCTTCTCAGGGCAGCCATCTTCATCGGCAATACCGTTGTAATCTTCAGCTTTATCTATACATTTATCTTGCCAATCGGGGATACCATCAGCATCGTTGTCATTATCAGGGCAACCATCATCGTCTTTAAAACCATCATAATCTTCAGGTTTATTGGGGCAGATGTCATTTAGATCAGGGATACCATCACTGTCATTCTCAATTTCGGGACAGCCATCTTCGTCGGCAAAACTATCGGGATCTTCAGCCGCAAATTTACACTTATCAAGACGATCAGGAATACCATCAACATCAGTATCGATATCTGGGCAACCTTGATTTTCTGCCGGACCAGGTTGGTCGATACACTTATCAACCTTATCAGCAACGCCGTCTTTATCACGATCAACTACTGGGCAACCACGATTCTCTTGTGGCCCAACTTCGCTTGGGCATTCATCGTCTTCGTCAGCAACACCATCTTCATCGCTGTCGGTTGGGCAACCGTTATTAGCTTCTGGCCCAGGAATTTCAACACATTGATCAGCTTCATCAGGCACACCATCACCATCAGCATCACGAAAACGACGATTGCCGGTGTAATAATTAATACCTGCAAAAATTCGTGGTAATGGCGCGCCGTATCCAGGAAAGATACCAGCACCAGCACCAAAATTAACCGTGATATGAGAAGTTAAAGCAATATTAAGACTAACATCGGCCTCAGCACTGGTGGAGGCTTTAAATAACTCACGTTTTTGCCCTTTTTTAGTAAGTATCAAGGGATCTTTTGCAGGAGAAACAGCAAAAGCCTCAGCCACTAATTCTATTGGCATAGCTGGATTGTTATTAAGATTATACCCAAGGGCTATTTTTGCATTGAGCTCATCGTCAATTACTAAAGTTTGCAACTTGGTCTTATCACGAACGCTATAACCAACATTTAATGCGGCGCGAAAAGAACCAGCTATAGTCGATACAGCGATACCTGGAGTAATAACTACATTACGCTCACTAGAATACGGCGCCTTTTGCGCGGTAGGTACAACAACCGCGGCAACCACTGCGACTGAAAGCAGACCATCTTCAAGACGCAATACGCGCGCGCGAGGTAGTATACGCAAGTCGCCTTGAGTAAATGATTTAGGTGCTTTGCCAAGATTTACATTTTCGGCAGATATTTTTTTTTCTTCAAAACCACCTTGTGAAACAAACGGCATAACTAAACCAATATCAGCAATATCAAATAAACCTAAACTAGCGATAAGATTCGCGTCTATGCGATTTTTTATAACGATCCCTAATTCATCAGTAGAATTGTCGCTCTTGAGAACTTGAATTGATAAAGGATTGCGGGCGTAGTTGGCATTTAAACCAACATTCAATTTTAAATGAGGGTTAACTTCTGCAGACTGTACTGTAACAAAATCGTTGCCACCAGCAGCCGGATGGAACAACTGAACATTTATGGTTGGCTTGGCTTCAGTAGTAGTTTGTGCCAAGACGGGCGCAGCAAACATAACTAATACAACGCTTATTAGTTGCCAACGCATAGACTCTCCTCTATCCACATAATGTTACTGTATCCTATATAGAAAACGCCATTTAAAAGCCCGCTAATCAAGATTGCAATACTCCAATAAAGAAAAACGGCTTAAAAAAAAACAGCACATTAATTAAGGGTACCACGCTCTTGGCATTATGCACACTATCGTCTTGTTTGGGTATGTAATTTTATAAAATAGCAAAGGTTATTTATAGCGGTAAAGTAAAAGTCAAATTACTTGTTCTTTAAAAAAATTTATTATGTGATTAGCAACGTAAGAAACCTCTGCGGATGTAAGCTCCGGCCATACAGGTAAAGCTAAGCTATCTTGTGAACACGCGTATGCAACAGGAAAATTATTTACGCTATGCCCAAGATAACTAAAAGCTTTTTGCGCATGTAAGGCGGCTGGATAATATATTGCGGTGGCAATATTTTTTTTTGCTAAGTGTTGTTGTAACGCATCGCGGCGATGAGGTACACGAATAACATATTGATTAAATACATGACGACTTTGCATCGCTAACGGTAATAAAACCGGCAACTTAGTATTATCACTTTTATTTAATTGAATCGCGTCTAACGGTTTTGCTGCGCATGCATCGCCACACGATGTACCATGAATATTTGGCTTGGCCACTTGCCCAAAAGTCAATAGCTCTTGATATAGAGCAGCATTTTTCTGGCGATTTACTGTACTTTCATCAAGATATTTCAACTTTACATTCAATAAAGCGCATTGCAGAGCATCAATGCGAAAATTGCCACCGATCATTTGATGATCATACCTTACTACTTCACCATGAGAACGTAACGCCTTTAGTTTAATAGCTAATGCATCATCATTAGTAGTCACTAAGCCGGCATCGCCAAAGGCACCTAAGTTTTTAGCCGGAAAAAATGAAAAACAACCAATTTTGCCAATGCTGCCCACACGCTGCCCTCGATATTCGGCACCAATAGCCTGACAAGCATCTTCAATAACCGGTATACCGTGTTTTTCAGCTAGTTCCATTATTGTTGCCATCTCTGCAGCTTGACCAAATAAATGAACCGGAATGATTGCCTTGGTCTTTTTAGTTATCTTCTCAGCTATGCCACTTGGAGAAATATTGAAACAGCATGGGCAACTATCGACAAATACTGGGATTGCCCCTATGCGTGCAACCGAACCAGCCGTAGCAAAAAAAGTATAAGTTGGAACAATTACTTCGTCACCTGGCCCAATACCAAGCGCCATTAACGCCATAATTAGAGCATCAGTGCCACTAGATACGCCGATTGCATGTTTTACCTTAAGATAGGTAACACACTCTTCTTCAAAATTTTCAACCTCGGCGCCCATAATGTAACGACCACTTTTAAGCACTCGCAAAGCCGCATCTTCGAGTTCACTTTGCAGCTTGGCATACGAGCGTTTGGGGTCAAATAAAGCAACTTGAGTTACCGTCATTTATCGTACTCGCTTAATAATTACCGTAATGGCTGTATATGCTAATACTGTTTTAGCGTCTAGCGCTTGGAGTGAGTGATGATTTAGGCCGGCGTGGTAACACCAAAGCTGCTAAATCATTTTTTTAAACGGCCACTAATGAGATTTTGCCTTTTTATTATTTCTGTTGTATGTAAATTGAATATTTAATATTCAATCGGCAAGGTCGCAGTAACCATGATAACACGCCATCTAGCGCCAAAACTTAAAGAAGTAGCCGCCAAGAATCCTGTAATTACCCTAACTGGCCCACGTCAGTCCGGAAAAACTACTTTACTAAAACATACCTTCCCACATTACGACTATGTGTCTTTAGAAGAACCTGATGAAAGAGCTTATGCACTCAAGGACCCACGTGGCTTTCTGTCGCGTTTTTTTAACCAAGTAATTATTGATGAAGCCCAACGCGTTCCCCATCTATTTTCATATATTCAAACTATAGTAGATACTGATGATATGCCCGGTCGTTTTATTTTATCGGGCTCACAAAATTTTTTATTACTACATGGCATATCTCAATCATTAGCCGGACGCTCAAGTATTTTGCATTTATTACCATTTTGTAAAAGAGAGCTTACCAACCACCCAATATTAACGACTCAACGTTTATTTAACAATAAAACACTTTCGTCCAACCAAGATCTTTTTAATATAATGACAACTGGCTTTTATCCACGCATTCACGACAAACATCTTAATCCACATGAGTGGTTAGCTGATTATTTTCAAACATATATTCAACGAGATGTCAGAGATTTGATTAATGTTGGCGATACTGAATCATTCATTCGTTTTGTAAAATTATGCGCTGGGCGGGCGGGACAATTACTCAATTTATCTTCTTTGGGAGCTGATTGTGGAATATCGCATACAACCGCCGCGCGTTGGCTTTCATTGCTTGAAAGTAGTTTCATAATTTTTCGACTTATGCCTCATCATCAAAATTTCTCAAAACGACTCATTAAAAGTCCAAAGTTATATTTTTTTGATTGTGGCCTATTATGCTATCTTTTACGTATCAAAGACCCTGAGGATTTGCGTATATCTCCTTATCGAGGCGCTATTTTTGAAAATTTCTGTATAGCTGAATTTATAAAGTCCGCATATAATCAAAAACTTGAGCCCAACTTATTTTTTTGGCGCGATTCTTCGGGTCACGAAATAGAT is a genomic window containing:
- a CDS encoding tetratricopeptide repeat protein; this translates as MSDTDLGFDLSFVKDIPDEEYEQMIAAIQKGAETPAEVFGLDNAALNNIERIAIALYRGQKYSQAAAVYLFILRMSPKRSSAWRGLGACTYSQKNLHAALLAYTSAVTFNPDDVIAMVYLGEVHCELGQHDLGVEALKTADAIGGKDPKYKRFLMRARAIIAANGNIPKQVILSPKAYKKAQAEVVAAGIEPEKYEYNAEEQLTIKQMRKHPQLAPLIKDLDKLRNASRIDLAEIAGFNKNELDGAYAAAVKLLETGQIVESLNLTGHLLLIHPYQPRYYQLAAIGFQRLKQYEVALEYYDLTLALDKEDARSMVFSGECHIYCGRIDKGLQDIRQGLKVAEAIPKHKDMVKHAKILLQKFDRKTTA
- a CDS encoding OmpA family protein gives rise to the protein MRWQLISVVLVMFAAPVLAQTTTEAKPTINVQLFHPAAGGNDFVTVQSAEVNPHLKLNVGLNANYARNPLSIQVLKSDNSTDELGIVIKNRIDANLIASLGLFDIADIGLVMPFVSQGGFEEKKISAENVNLGKAPKSFTQGDLRILPRARVLRLEDGLLSVAVVAAVVVPTAQKAPYSSERNVVITPGIAVSTIAGSFRAALNVGYSVRDKTKLQTLVIDDELNAKIALGYNLNNNPAMPIELVAEAFAVSPAKDPLILTKKGQKRELFKASTSAEADVSLNIALTSHITVNFGAGAGIFPGYGAPLPRIFAGINYYTGNRRFRDADGDGVPDEADQCVEIPGPEANNGCPTDSDEDGVADEDDECPSEVGPQENRGCPVVDRDKDGVADKVDKCIDQPGPAENQGCPDIDTDVDGIPDRLDKCKFAAEDPDSFADEDGCPEIENDSDGIPDLNDICPNKPEDYDGFKDDDGCPDNDNDADGIPDWQDKCIDKAEDYNGIADEDGCPEKQKFVPLVTVTEEKIELKEKIFFKANSSVILSKSFMLLDQIVAVLKGHKNIAKVRIEGHTDSAGNNKRNLRLSRDRADSVRNYLIKKGVTPKRVVSEGFGEDKPIASNKTAKGREMNRRVEFVLVEHTPVGGDVTVVAPKAVIPVSKPAEPLPPAAAPSAEEEKPLFEIGPDTAEPDLMPMPESKPAVSKDKPGKDKAKTKSKHKAKGKTKSKGKGKKKPASKEPQIDFDF
- a CDS encoding DegT/DnrJ/EryC1/StrS family aminotransferase, with product MTVTQVALFDPKRSYAKLQSELEDAALRVLKSGRYIMGAEVENFEEECVTYLKVKHAIGVSSGTDALIMALMALGIGPGDEVIVPTYTFFATAGSVARIGAIPVFVDSCPCCFNISPSGIAEKITKKTKAIIPVHLFGQAAEMATIMELAEKHGIPVIEDACQAIGAEYRGQRVGSIGKIGCFSFFPAKNLGAFGDAGLVTTNDDALAIKLKALRSHGEVVRYDHQMIGGNFRIDALQCALLNVKLKYLDESTVNRQKNAALYQELLTFGQVAKPNIHGTSCGDACAAKPLDAIQLNKSDNTKLPVLLPLAMQSRHVFNQYVIRVPHRRDALQQHLAKKNIATAIYYPAALHAQKAFSYLGHSVNNFPVAYACSQDSLALPVWPELTSAEVSYVANHIINFFKEQVI
- a CDS encoding ATP-binding protein, with translation MITRHLAPKLKEVAAKNPVITLTGPRQSGKTTLLKHTFPHYDYVSLEEPDERAYALKDPRGFLSRFFNQVIIDEAQRVPHLFSYIQTIVDTDDMPGRFILSGSQNFLLLHGISQSLAGRSSILHLLPFCKRELTNHPILTTQRLFNNKTLSSNQDLFNIMTTGFYPRIHDKHLNPHEWLADYFQTYIQRDVRDLINVGDTESFIRFVKLCAGRAGQLLNLSSLGADCGISHTTAARWLSLLESSFIIFRLMPHHQNFSKRLIKSPKLYFFDCGLLCYLLRIKDPEDLRISPYRGAIFENFCIAEFIKSAYNQKLEPNLFFWRDSSGHEIDMLIEQANFLLPFEIKSSETFNESFINNLTYWINLAKNQNKQAAILYGGSKRMNYKGIDVIPWLML